A DNA window from Vicinamibacteria bacterium contains the following coding sequences:
- a CDS encoding xanthine dehydrogenase family protein subunit M has translation MKQDMMGSFELYQPTDAEGAVELMDRFGERGWALAGGYDSLDWFKDRVKSPEAVIDLDGIEALRGIRETEDGIDIGALTTLTEIERSPLVRERYGVLGDAARRVASPQIRNAATLGGNVCQDTRCWYYRFGLACYRAGGNICYADTPVAMNREHAIFERGRCVAVSPSDCAAALVALDASMVIRNVRGERVVSAEKFFMPEAVDITRMTVLEPRDLLTSIRIPGAWSGASFYFEKVADRNTWDFPLVNVASAMTLDGSGNIEAMRIACAGVQCTPRRLTSVEALVKGRPRNEETAVLAGRAAVEGARPLNFNGFKIPLMQNLVKRAVLRAAPVSPATLTQRDAAISR, from the coding sequence ATGAAGCAAGACATGATGGGCTCGTTCGAGCTCTACCAGCCGACGGACGCGGAGGGAGCCGTGGAGCTCATGGACCGCTTTGGCGAGCGCGGCTGGGCCTTGGCAGGCGGCTACGACAGCCTCGACTGGTTCAAGGATCGCGTCAAGTCGCCCGAAGCGGTCATCGATCTCGACGGTATCGAAGCCCTCAGAGGCATTCGCGAGACGGAGGACGGAATCGACATCGGCGCGTTGACGACCCTGACCGAGATCGAGCGCTCGCCGCTCGTTCGCGAGCGGTACGGCGTGCTCGGAGACGCCGCCCGACGCGTTGCCAGCCCCCAGATCCGAAACGCCGCAACGCTCGGAGGAAACGTCTGCCAGGACACGAGGTGCTGGTACTACCGTTTCGGGCTCGCCTGCTACCGCGCGGGCGGCAACATCTGTTACGCCGACACGCCGGTCGCCATGAACCGCGAGCACGCGATCTTCGAGCGGGGCCGGTGTGTAGCGGTCTCTCCCTCCGACTGCGCCGCGGCCTTGGTGGCGCTCGACGCGTCGATGGTGATCCGGAACGTGAGAGGCGAGCGGGTCGTATCGGCGGAGAAGTTCTTCATGCCCGAAGCGGTGGACATCACCCGCATGACCGTCCTCGAGCCCCGCGATCTTCTCACCTCCATCCGCATTCCCGGGGCGTGGTCGGGCGCGAGCTTCTATTTCGAGAAGGTCGCGGACCGCAACACGTGGGACTTCCCGCTCGTCAACGTGGCGAGCGCGATGACGCTCGACGGCTCCGGCAACATCGAAGCGATGCGGATCGCCTGCGCCGGCGTCCAGTGCACGCCGCGACGCCTGACGTCGGTGGAAGCTCTCGTCAAAGGCCGTCCTCGGAACGAAGAGACCGCCGTGCTCGCGGGGCGCGCCGCGGTGGAAGGGGCCAGGCCCCTGAATTTCAACGGGTTTAAGATCCCGCTGATGCAGAACCTCGTCAAGCGCGCGGTGCTGAGAGCCGCTCCCGTGAGCCCCGCGACTCTGACCCAGCGGGACGCGGCCATCTCACGCTGA
- a CDS encoding PIN domain-containing protein has protein sequence MTLLDTNVLIYAFDADSPLCEWASEKIADAVAGDGGAINAVSLAELCVGDEEPSTVADRVRSWGVEILDVPGAAADACARAFRRYRERRMTQSGMPIADTPLPDFFIGAHAMILGVPLATADRGRFDTYFPGVVLETPP, from the coding sequence ATCTACGCGTTCGACGCGGATTCGCCGCTTTGCGAATGGGCGAGCGAAAAGATCGCCGATGCGGTCGCCGGCGACGGCGGGGCCATCAACGCGGTGAGTCTAGCTGAGCTCTGCGTGGGAGATGAAGAGCCCTCTACAGTGGCGGATCGCGTCCGCAGTTGGGGCGTCGAGATTCTCGACGTGCCAGGAGCCGCCGCGGACGCGTGCGCGCGGGCCTTCCGTCGTTACCGAGAACGACGAATGACCCAGTCGGGAATGCCGATCGCGGACACACCGCTTCCCGATTTTTTCATCGGTGCGCATGCCATGATCCTGGGCGTCCCCCTCGCGACGGCGGATAGAGGCAGGTTCGATACATACTTTCCCGGAGTTGTGCTCGAGACACCTCCTTGA